In Magnetococcales bacterium, one DNA window encodes the following:
- a CDS encoding PAS domain S-box protein, translated as MEPTPLAKVAGKTIAILGGSGVIVLGLMVLAGWHFHHSGWIQVHPDLVPMQYNTALGFVLSGGGLLALLSGKIGLSRTLATAALILAGLTLLEYLIPIDLGLDQLFMKHYILLKTSHPGRMAPNAALCFALSATALLIGGFHETKNTANRMVGIIGGVVIALGAVALIGYPFQLEAAYGWGDMTRMALHTASAFVLLGLGLTALAWYQEPDRSVFFPPWFPNSIGLGTATVTLALWNALHTLRLQSDDPFNSLYPNVHHALLIFGLLLSWALALTIHFYLMARRKTVALQREQQALKASEQKFLQLFMEMSIPLGYVDKNGIVLHANRRFSRLLGYTTNDVPTLNDWWPRAYPDPQYRRQVIDSWSAAVRKAMAEGTDISPIEYDVTCKNGTVKTIEIGGTTFGEDLLATFVDVTERKKFETQVLNERLFSDSIIESLSGLFYLFDQKGHLVRCNRNFLEVTGYSREEISGKHALEFIAAGDREKIASSIEEVFLHGHATTEAHLSTRNGRTIPYLFSGTRIEISRAYYLTGIGLDMTERKQLDQELRSARIQAEEANHAKSRFLATMSHEIRTPLNTIIGMGDMLTESVTTPEQKQFLAALHRASASLLALVNDILDLSKIEAGEMILESMPFHLTALLNDTLQILALQARDKGLTLEIKIANNVPAQCQGDPQRLRQILLNLLGNAIKFTDKGHVKLEVRLERSGRILFAVSDTGRGINDENQERIFQPFTQEDNTVTRRHGGTGLGLAICRQLVAAMGGRIWVESERGQGSTFFFLIPLHPVTETIAPAADDGSPPTDSETVEPLSAHATHSRILLAEDAEENQMVITAYLKGTRYSVEIAANGAQALKKFKEGDFGAVLMDVQMPIMDGYVATRMIRQWEAGNGLRHTPIIALTANAMREDAQRVLEAGCDLHLSKPIRKSRLIEVLDALVS; from the coding sequence CGTCCTTGGCCTGATGGTCCTTGCCGGTTGGCATTTTCATCATTCCGGCTGGATCCAGGTCCACCCTGACCTTGTCCCGATGCAATACAACACTGCCCTGGGATTTGTCCTGTCGGGTGGAGGGTTGCTTGCCCTTTTGTCCGGAAAGATCGGCCTCTCCCGGACCCTGGCCACGGCAGCGCTGATCCTGGCGGGACTGACCCTCCTGGAATACCTGATCCCGATCGACCTGGGCCTGGATCAGCTTTTCATGAAGCATTACATCCTGTTGAAAACCTCCCATCCCGGTCGCATGGCCCCCAATGCCGCCCTTTGTTTCGCCCTGTCGGCGACGGCGCTTCTGATCGGTGGTTTCCACGAAACAAAAAATACGGCCAACCGCATGGTGGGCATCATCGGCGGAGTGGTCATCGCCCTGGGAGCGGTGGCCCTGATCGGCTACCCGTTCCAACTCGAAGCCGCCTATGGCTGGGGCGACATGACACGCATGGCCCTGCACACCGCTTCGGCATTTGTCCTCCTCGGCCTCGGACTGACCGCCCTGGCCTGGTATCAAGAACCCGACCGGAGCGTCTTCTTCCCCCCCTGGTTTCCCAATTCGATCGGCCTGGGAACGGCCACCGTAACCCTGGCCCTGTGGAACGCCCTGCACACCCTGCGCCTGCAATCGGACGATCCCTTCAATTCACTTTACCCCAACGTCCACCACGCCCTCCTGATCTTCGGCCTTCTCCTTTCATGGGCACTCGCCCTGACCATCCATTTCTACCTGATGGCCCGGAGAAAAACGGTGGCATTGCAACGGGAACAGCAGGCCCTCAAGGCAAGTGAACAAAAATTTCTGCAACTTTTCATGGAAATGTCCATACCCCTGGGTTACGTGGACAAGAATGGCATCGTCCTTCATGCCAATCGACGATTTTCCCGTCTCCTGGGATACACCACGAACGACGTTCCCACCCTGAACGACTGGTGGCCGCGGGCCTATCCCGATCCCCAATACCGGCGCCAGGTCATCGATTCCTGGAGCGCCGCGGTCCGGAAGGCAATGGCGGAGGGGACAGACATCTCTCCCATCGAATACGACGTGACCTGCAAAAATGGCACGGTAAAAACCATCGAAATCGGTGGCACCACTTTCGGTGAAGACCTCCTGGCCACCTTTGTCGATGTCACGGAGAGAAAAAAATTCGAAACCCAGGTCTTGAACGAACGGCTTTTCTCCGATTCGATCATCGAAAGCCTTTCCGGTCTGTTCTATCTGTTCGATCAGAAGGGGCATCTGGTACGATGCAACCGAAATTTCCTGGAGGTGACCGGGTATTCACGAGAGGAAATTTCCGGAAAACACGCATTGGAATTCATTGCCGCCGGAGACCGGGAAAAAATCGCATCCAGCATCGAGGAGGTCTTCCTGCATGGTCATGCCACCACCGAGGCCCATCTATCGACCCGGAATGGACGAACCATTCCCTATCTCTTCTCGGGTACCCGGATCGAAATTTCCAGGGCGTATTACCTGACGGGCATCGGTCTGGACATGACCGAACGCAAACAACTCGACCAGGAATTGCGAAGCGCCCGGATCCAGGCCGAGGAGGCCAACCACGCTAAAAGTCGTTTCCTGGCGACCATGAGTCATGAAATCCGCACCCCCCTCAACACCATCATCGGCATGGGGGACATGTTGACCGAATCGGTCACGACTCCCGAACAAAAACAATTTCTCGCGGCACTCCATCGGGCAAGCGCCAGTCTCCTGGCCCTCGTCAACGATATTCTCGACCTGTCGAAAATCGAAGCGGGCGAAATGATTCTGGAATCGATGCCCTTTCATCTGACCGCCCTCTTGAACGACACCCTCCAGATTCTCGCCCTTCAGGCGCGGGACAAGGGCCTGACCCTGGAAATCAAGATCGCCAACAATGTACCCGCCCAGTGTCAGGGCGACCCGCAACGATTGCGTCAGATTCTCCTCAACCTTCTGGGCAATGCCATCAAGTTCACCGACAAGGGGCATGTCAAACTGGAAGTGCGCCTGGAACGCTCGGGACGCATCCTGTTTGCCGTTTCCGATACCGGTCGGGGAATCAACGACGAAAACCAGGAGCGCATCTTTCAGCCGTTCACCCAGGAGGACAACACCGTGACCCGGCGCCATGGCGGCACGGGTCTGGGTCTGGCGATCTGTCGGCAGCTCGTCGCGGCGATGGGAGGGCGAATCTGGGTCGAAAGTGAACGGGGACAGGGCAGCACGTTTTTTTTCCTGATCCCGCTGCATCCCGTGACCGAAACGATCGCCCCCGCTGCCGACGATGGTTCTCCACCGACCGATTCCGAAACCGTCGAACCCCTATCGGCCCACGCCACTCATTCCCGGATTCTTCTGGCGGAAGACGCGGAAGAAAACCAGATGGTCATCACTGCCTATCTCAAGGGAACCCGATATTCGGTCGAGATCGCCGCCAATGGCGCCCAGGCCTTAAAAAAATTCAAGGAGGGTGACTTCGGGGCCGTTCTCATGGATGTCCAGATGCCGATCATGGATGGATATGTCGCCACCCGCATGATCCGCCAATGGGAAGCGGGCAATGGCCTGCGACACACCCCCATCATTGCCTTGACCGCCAATGCCATGCGCGAGGATGCCCAACGGGTCCTGGAAGCGGGATGCGACCTGCACCTGTCCAAACCGATCCGCAAATCACGCCTGATCGAAGTCCTCGATGCCCTGGTATCCTGA